In the genome of Vallicoccus soli, the window GCGGCGTCACGGCTCCGGATCGCAGAGCTCGGACGGTGGTCGGAGCCTTCGTGGCCGTGGCAGCCGATAGGGGGACGTCCAACGAAGCGGGGCGGGCAGTACCGGCGCGGTCGGCTGGCCGCTCGATGGCGATCAGTTATCGGCTCGGCCACTCGGCGCGTCACATCTGCAGCTTGAGGGCCCAGAGGCGCGGGAGCATCTGTGCCGGGTTGTGGCGTTCCGCGGGATCTCCCTCTGGGAGGCGGACGAGCATCGTGATGCCGTGTTCGGCGCTGAGGACCTTGTTGGTGCGGCGCCGGTACGCCGTGTGGGGTGCGAGGAGCAGCTCTTCACCGAGTGCCACATCGCTCTCGGCCGACGGAAGGTCGGCGAGGCTGTCCGGGTCCTCGACGAAGCGCTGGTGCTGCTCCCGCCCCAAGTGCAGCGACCAGGCGAGGAAGTACTCCAGAGGATCGCTGGTCAGCCCCTCTCCGCAGTAATGTTCGGCAGCCCCGATGTGACGCCAGGTCATGAGCTCGTTCAGGTGCTGCACCTGCAAGTCCTCGAAGGCGACCACGTCCCTCAGAGGGAGACGCTCCAGCTCGCTCAGAAGGATCGCGAGGTGAGCCCCAGTCGGGTAGCCGTCGTGACCCGAACGCGCCAGACTGCCGTCGATCAAGGTCCAGAAGTCGTCGTCCCGCACCTCGGCAGCATGACCAAGGGAGTTGACGCCTTAGTGCCGCCGCCGGCGGACGTCGTTAGCATCCCGTCAGAGCACTCGACGACGGGGGTTGCGATGCTGACAGGAACACGGACAAGCGGGAGTCTGGCCTGCGGGATCGCCTGTGCACTGGTGATGGCTGGGTGTGGTAGCGCGGGCGATGCGAACGAGCGTGCAGCAGCGACCGAGTGCGCCGCCTCAACGCCGTGGGCGGTGATCGGCGGCGCAGTGCCCGTGACGAACCGCGAGTTTGGGCGGGACCTGTACCTTGTGGATCGTGAGGGCAGAGCCGAGCGGTTGACCACCTCGACGGTCGCCTACGGCGCGACCCCCAGCCCTGACGGCGATTATGTGGTGTATGCCGCCAGCCGGCCGTCTGACTACGCAGGTGGCCCATGGCCGCCGCACGAGCTGCGCCGCGTGGACGTGAGCACTGGGGCGGAAAGGACGCTGGCTCCTGTGCCAGCGTACGGCGGGCTGTCTTTTTCGCCGGACGGCGCGACGATTGCCGTGTCTCACAGAGTGTCGCCCGAGCCCGGGGCCGGTGGTCGTGGCTCGCGGAAGCCTCCGCGGATCGCCCTTGTCGACGTCAACGAGCCAACCGCGCTGCGCTTTCTCACGGTCGATCTAGGTGACGATCCTCTCGCGCGTGTAGTTGAGGATCAGAACCCAGTCTTCAGCCCTGACGGGACGCGCATCGCCTTTCTGCGCGGCAACGCTCTCGTGGTCACGCCCGTGGACGGCGGCCCTAGCCGGGTCGTCCATCGCAGTACTGGGTGGTCCACCGGTGTGCGTTGGGACAGTGATGGTCGACATCTGCTCCTTACGCGACCCTACCCCGGCACGGATGGCTTCACGTCGTCGATCCTGCGGGTCGATACGGAGACGGGCGAGTCGGAGGAGTTGCTGGAGAGCGTTCCTGGGACCGCTGCTTGGTCCAGGGCGGCGGACGGCAGCCTGGTAAGTGCGCAGCGAGGGGACGAGTGGGACGACGATGACTTACTGCTTCGCATTGATCCACAGGGCGTGAAGAATCAGATACTCCTAGACGTCGAGGTTTCCGGGGAGCT includes:
- a CDS encoding DUF4240 domain-containing protein, with protein sequence MRDDDFWTLIDGSLARSGHDGYPTGAHLAILLSELERLPLRDVVAFEDLQVQHLNELMTWRHIGAAEHYCGEGLTSDPLEYFLAWSLHLGREQHQRFVEDPDSLADLPSAESDVALGEELLLAPHTAYRRRTNKVLSAEHGITMLVRLPEGDPAERHNPAQMLPRLWALKLQM
- a CDS encoding TolB family protein, which produces MTKGVDALVPPPADVVSIPSEHSTTGVAMLTGTRTSGSLACGIACALVMAGCGSAGDANERAAATECAASTPWAVIGGAVPVTNREFGRDLYLVDREGRAERLTTSTVAYGATPSPDGDYVVYAASRPSDYAGGPWPPHELRRVDVSTGAERTLAPVPAYGGLSFSPDGATIAVSHRVSPEPGAGGRGSRKPPRIALVDVNEPTALRFLTVDLGDDPLARVVEDQNPVFSPDGTRIAFLRGNALVVTPVDGGPSRVVHRSTGWSTGVRWDSDGRHLLLTRPYPGTDGFTSSILRVDTETGESEELLESVPGTAAWSRAADGSLVSAQRGDEWDDDDLLLRIDPQGVKNQILLDVEVSGELVLMPCAL